Proteins from a genomic interval of Bdellovibrionales bacterium:
- the tilS gene encoding tRNA lysidine(34) synthetase TilS, which yields MKKRGKIREPKKQVVNKGRQSKKALVALDHQVLDELRFLKEQKSFVLVAVSGGMDSMVLWEVMSRLKVLLGFELGVAHVHHGVTESSQGQFRRKAWEFVRKHALEKGERFFSNLKLEDLEQGGKHRGGDGKDPDRLDSEAKMRSFRYECLWEWQQRCSIETGLPVYLALAHHADDLLETRLIRLIRGTGLQGLEAMKVCQKELLRPLLFCTRRELIDYARQQYVDWIDDPSNQNEDFLRNWIRESWLPSLERRHQGGTRNLGRSLERIFREAHGGASSLNALDSGVRHGLVGEKKSEKFLFQNRRKFGLLNLEDKRREIASYLRGRGIKGYGQSHIDEIIKRLGTKRRAFSFKVLKWDWLVDAEQFMAIRSEDE from the coding sequence GTGAAAAAAAGAGGAAAAATTCGAGAGCCAAAAAAACAGGTCGTCAACAAAGGGCGACAGTCCAAGAAGGCCTTGGTGGCCTTGGATCATCAAGTCTTGGATGAATTGCGTTTTTTGAAAGAACAGAAATCTTTCGTGCTGGTAGCTGTTTCTGGTGGCATGGATTCGATGGTCCTGTGGGAGGTCATGAGCCGACTCAAAGTCCTGTTGGGTTTTGAACTTGGTGTCGCTCACGTTCATCATGGAGTAACAGAGTCGAGCCAGGGGCAATTTCGTCGGAAGGCCTGGGAGTTTGTCAGAAAGCATGCTTTGGAAAAGGGAGAGAGATTTTTTTCCAACCTAAAATTGGAGGATCTCGAGCAGGGAGGCAAACATCGAGGTGGGGACGGGAAGGACCCAGATCGGCTGGATTCTGAAGCCAAAATGAGAAGTTTTCGCTATGAGTGCTTGTGGGAATGGCAGCAGAGGTGCTCAATCGAGACGGGCCTGCCTGTGTACTTGGCTTTGGCCCATCATGCGGATGATCTGCTCGAGACTCGACTCATTCGCCTGATAAGGGGGACCGGACTGCAAGGGCTTGAGGCAATGAAAGTTTGTCAAAAGGAGCTTTTGCGACCCCTCTTGTTCTGCACTCGTCGAGAATTAATTGATTACGCACGTCAGCAATATGTGGATTGGATTGATGATCCGAGCAATCAGAATGAGGATTTTCTTCGCAATTGGATACGTGAAAGCTGGCTTCCTTCTCTCGAAAGGAGGCATCAAGGTGGAACAAGGAATCTAGGGCGCTCCTTAGAGAGGATTTTTAGAGAGGCTCATGGTGGAGCCAGTTCATTGAATGCTCTCGACTCTGGGGTGAGGCACGGTTTGGTGGGAGAGAAAAAGAGCGAAAAATTTCTTTTCCAAAATCGCAGGAAATTTGGTCTTCTCAATCTGGAAGACAAGCGCCGTGAGATAGCCTCATACCTGCGAGGACGAGGAATCAAAGGCTACGGCCAAAGTCATATCGATGAGATTATTAAGAGGCTAGGCACAAAAAGAAGAGCCTTCAGCTTCAAAGTCTTAAAGTGGGACTGGTTGGTTGATGCAGAGCAATTCATGGCGATCCGGTCTGAAGACGAGTGA
- the ftsH gene encoding ATP-dependent zinc metalloprotease FtsH, which translates to MRSSQKTLALWAMLVVVAILLFQMYEAQRHTLIRDFDYPKFLKAVEAGEVEAVTFNKDSGEIEGDVKLEFRDKYSGRHFQILGNVDSDGFKIVREHGITPKYVGSDNSLMTSVFLNWLPLIVIIGMFMFFMRQIQVGGGKAMSFGKSRARLLTENKNKVTFRDVAGVEEAKEDLQEIVAFLKEPKKFTRLGGRIPKGVLLVGHPGTGKTLLARAVAGEANVPFFTISGSDFVEMFVGVGASRVRDLFEQGKKNAPCLIFIDEIDAVGRHRGAGMGGGHDEREQTLNQLLVEMDGFESNEGVILIAATNRPDVLDPALLRPGRFDRRVVVNKPDLHGRRQILEVHTRKTPLSSAVDLDRIARGTPGFTGADLENLVNEAALQAARDNKLKIEQDDFEKVKDKVLMGSERKSMVISENDRRITAYHEAGHALVGKVVPGLDPIHKVTIIPRGMALGLTQTLPEEEQLSLSKKKAQSMIAFLFGGRAAEELVFNDSTTGAGNDIERATELARRMVCEWGMSERLGPLALERREGPVFLGMQSSQSRDYSDSKAEEIDKEVYRIVMEGYELAKKVLKDNMAALHKMAEVLLEHETIDAEEVAILVKGGGLQEIGDRRGDRQIILEKERKQAAEEDAKKTKEEEEKLRAKESGERDPVGSSGPVTA; encoded by the coding sequence ATGCGTTCATCCCAAAAGACTTTGGCCCTCTGGGCGATGCTCGTTGTTGTGGCAATACTGTTGTTTCAGATGTATGAGGCGCAGCGCCATACTCTGATTCGTGATTTTGATTATCCCAAATTTTTAAAGGCCGTGGAGGCGGGTGAAGTCGAGGCCGTCACCTTTAATAAGGATTCGGGTGAGATTGAGGGAGATGTAAAGCTTGAGTTTCGTGATAAATATTCAGGTCGTCATTTTCAAATTTTAGGGAATGTAGATTCCGATGGATTTAAGATCGTGCGAGAGCACGGAATTACACCTAAATACGTTGGGTCTGACAATTCTTTAATGACTTCTGTTTTTTTAAATTGGCTTCCTTTGATCGTCATCATCGGTATGTTCATGTTTTTTATGCGACAGATTCAGGTGGGCGGGGGAAAGGCCATGAGCTTTGGAAAGAGCCGAGCTCGCCTTCTCACCGAAAACAAAAACAAAGTGACCTTTAGAGATGTCGCAGGAGTTGAGGAAGCCAAGGAAGACCTTCAAGAGATCGTGGCCTTTTTGAAAGAACCCAAAAAATTTACTCGTCTCGGTGGGCGCATTCCAAAAGGTGTTCTGCTTGTAGGGCATCCAGGAACGGGAAAGACACTCTTAGCAAGAGCAGTCGCTGGAGAGGCGAATGTTCCGTTTTTCACGATCTCTGGTTCTGATTTTGTGGAGATGTTTGTGGGAGTGGGCGCGAGCCGGGTTCGCGATCTGTTTGAGCAGGGCAAAAAAAATGCCCCATGCCTTATTTTCATTGATGAGATTGATGCCGTCGGTCGTCATCGTGGAGCGGGAATGGGCGGAGGTCACGATGAGAGGGAGCAAACCTTGAATCAGCTTCTCGTGGAAATGGATGGTTTTGAGAGCAATGAAGGGGTCATTCTTATTGCAGCGACCAATCGTCCTGATGTTTTGGATCCTGCTCTGTTGAGGCCCGGTCGGTTCGATCGACGAGTTGTCGTGAATAAGCCAGACTTGCATGGTAGGAGGCAGATCCTCGAAGTTCATACTCGAAAGACCCCTCTTTCGAGTGCTGTCGATCTCGATCGAATTGCTCGAGGAACGCCGGGATTTACGGGAGCTGATCTCGAGAACCTCGTGAACGAAGCCGCCTTGCAAGCCGCCCGCGACAATAAACTCAAAATTGAACAGGACGATTTTGAGAAAGTCAAAGATAAGGTTCTGATGGGATCAGAGCGCAAGTCCATGGTGATCAGCGAAAACGATAGGCGCATAACGGCATATCATGAGGCGGGACATGCTTTGGTTGGCAAAGTCGTGCCGGGGTTGGATCCCATTCACAAGGTGACGATCATACCTCGAGGGATGGCTCTTGGCCTGACTCAAACTCTTCCAGAGGAAGAGCAACTCAGTCTCTCCAAGAAAAAAGCGCAAAGCATGATTGCTTTTCTTTTTGGAGGAAGGGCCGCTGAGGAGTTGGTTTTTAATGATTCGACGACGGGTGCCGGGAATGACATTGAAAGGGCCACTGAATTGGCGCGGAGGATGGTTTGTGAATGGGGGATGAGCGAACGATTGGGACCATTGGCCCTTGAACGTCGCGAAGGTCCCGTGTTTTTGGGCATGCAATCCTCACAGTCGCGTGACTACTCCGATTCCAAGGCCGAAGAGATTGACAAAGAAGTCTATCGTATCGTCATGGAAGGTTATGAACTGGCAAAGAAAGTACTGAAGGACAATATGGCTGCCTTACACAAAATGGCAGAAGTGCTATTGGAACATGAAACCATTGATGCGGAAGAGGTCGCAATTTTGGTCAAAGGAGGAGGTCTTCAGGAGATTGGGGACCGTCGTGGAGACCGGCAAATCATCCTAGAAAAAGAACGTAAACAAGCGGCTGAAGAAGATGCAAAAAAGACGAAAGAGGAAGAGGAGAAGCTCAGGGCAAAAGAGAGTGGCGAGCGTGATCCGGTGGGTAGTTCGGGGCCGGTGACAGCCTAG
- a CDS encoding TIGR00159 family protein, protein MLQNFLDNMNSIFSQLRLMDLLDLFLVLVVVYRILHLTKRSGAVQILSGLGILAIAYLGSIWFELMTFNWLLEKFFSNLFLIVVILFQTEIRQALAQIGSNPFLSGASRVEETHIVEELAKGVVMMAQKGYGALIVVEREIALDYFVEMGTPMDAVVNAELLVSLFHPTAPLHDGAVVIREGRIYSAGCFLPLSKNPILDKNLGTRHRAAIGLTEETDALVLVVSEEKKSVGIVQSGQFLPNVNHAIIRQTLYDTFGLKVKVERNPT, encoded by the coding sequence ATTCTACAAAATTTTTTAGACAACATGAATTCAATTTTCTCTCAGCTTCGTCTCATGGACTTGCTGGATTTATTTTTGGTTTTGGTAGTCGTGTACCGAATTCTTCACCTCACCAAACGTTCTGGCGCCGTGCAGATTCTGTCTGGTCTGGGAATTTTGGCCATCGCATATCTGGGGAGCATTTGGTTTGAGCTGATGACCTTTAATTGGCTCTTGGAGAAGTTTTTCTCCAATCTTTTTCTTATCGTGGTGATTCTCTTTCAGACAGAAATCAGACAAGCGCTTGCTCAGATAGGTTCTAATCCATTTCTATCGGGGGCAAGTCGTGTCGAGGAAACTCATATCGTTGAAGAGCTCGCCAAGGGTGTGGTGATGATGGCGCAGAAGGGCTATGGCGCTTTGATTGTTGTCGAGAGAGAAATTGCTTTGGATTACTTTGTGGAGATGGGAACTCCTATGGATGCGGTGGTCAATGCAGAGCTTTTGGTTTCACTGTTTCATCCCACAGCACCTCTTCATGATGGAGCCGTCGTTATCAGAGAGGGGCGCATTTATTCTGCCGGTTGTTTTTTGCCATTGAGCAAAAACCCTATTTTGGATAAAAACCTGGGGACTCGTCACCGGGCGGCAATTGGCTTGACCGAAGAAACCGATGCTTTGGTTTTGGTCGTCAGCGAGGAAAAAAAATCGGTTGGGATTGTGCAGTCCGGACAATTTCTACCTAATGTGAATCATGCCATAATTCGGCAGACACTCTACGATACATTTGGTCTCAAAGTGAAAGTTGAAAGGAATCCGACATGA
- a CDS encoding phosphoglucosamine mutase — protein MANKYPMTPDVVMKVGQALGFVLNQQVSSRRVNHRIVMIGKDTRISGYMLEQALSSGLNSMGVWVQLVGPLPTPGIGFLARNMRADAGVVISASHNAYYDNGIKIFGADGFKIAGEMETEIERLVRDVDLHLHLADSHEIGRTRRIDDAAGRYIVYVKDSFPLDLSLDGVRIVLDCASGAAYKVAPAVFEELGAEVVLTGNRPDGFNINEKTGALYPQNTCEAVIKYRADVGISLDGDGDRVIMVDEKGRIVNGDHILAICAIHLAKKHSLPGNTVVATHMSNVGLELALRSHGINLVRTDVGDKYVVEEMRRSGYILGGEQSGHIISLDHSTTGDGCVAALNVLAVMLQEKKKLSELAKWMKDVPQVLINTRVSHRRELEDISGYQNMIDEINTQLSGDGRVFVRFSGTEPVVRVLVEGTDKKAIGRHAERIASFLQKELT, from the coding sequence ATGGCCAATAAGTATCCGATGACTCCCGATGTGGTCATGAAGGTGGGGCAGGCATTGGGTTTTGTTCTCAATCAGCAGGTGAGTAGCCGTCGAGTGAATCATCGGATTGTCATGATAGGAAAGGACACCCGTATTTCAGGATACATGCTGGAGCAGGCGCTGTCCTCTGGCCTCAATAGCATGGGTGTATGGGTGCAGCTCGTGGGACCTCTTCCCACTCCTGGAATTGGGTTTTTAGCGCGGAATATGAGAGCAGATGCTGGGGTTGTGATATCTGCGTCTCACAATGCCTATTATGACAACGGCATTAAGATTTTTGGGGCCGACGGTTTCAAGATCGCAGGAGAGATGGAGACCGAAATAGAACGATTGGTGAGAGATGTGGACCTTCACCTTCACTTGGCGGACAGTCATGAAATTGGGCGCACACGAAGAATTGATGATGCGGCGGGAAGATACATTGTCTATGTCAAAGACAGTTTTCCTCTTGATCTTTCTTTGGATGGCGTTCGAATCGTCTTGGATTGTGCGAGTGGAGCCGCTTACAAAGTGGCGCCTGCCGTTTTTGAGGAACTGGGAGCGGAGGTTGTACTGACCGGTAACCGGCCCGATGGATTTAACATCAATGAAAAAACAGGGGCTCTTTATCCTCAGAACACTTGTGAGGCGGTTATCAAGTACCGGGCCGATGTGGGAATCAGTCTTGATGGCGATGGCGACCGGGTCATCATGGTGGATGAAAAGGGAAGGATCGTCAACGGAGATCATATTTTAGCGATTTGTGCAATTCACTTGGCAAAGAAACATTCTCTTCCGGGCAACACGGTGGTTGCTACTCACATGAGCAACGTGGGTCTCGAATTGGCTCTTCGCAGCCACGGCATTAATTTGGTGCGAACGGACGTTGGAGATAAATACGTGGTGGAGGAAATGAGACGAAGTGGATATATTCTTGGTGGGGAGCAAAGTGGTCATATTATTTCTTTGGATCACAGCACAACGGGAGACGGATGTGTGGCAGCTCTGAATGTTCTAGCTGTCATGCTCCAGGAAAAGAAAAAGTTAAGCGAGTTGGCGAAGTGGATGAAGGATGTGCCTCAGGTTCTCATTAACACTCGAGTGAGTCATCGCCGTGAGCTTGAAGATATTTCTGGCTACCAGAACATGATTGACGAAATCAATACTCAGTTGTCTGGCGATGGGAGAGTTTTTGTGCGTTTTTCGGGAACTGAGCCTGTTGTGCGTGTTTTAGTTGAAGGGACTGACAAGAAGGCGATTGGACGGCATGCTGAGCGCATTGCCAGCTTTTTGCAAAAGGAGCTGACCTAG
- a CDS encoding NAD(P)H-hydrate dehydratase gives MRLATVSQSREIDELSQTVYGLSGELLMESAGALAAREIAQSYFPELKKGVVSIVCGPGNNGGDGLVIARHLHSAGHRHLVVYVLAPQKQRSSLFEQQMRRIQSHGIRIVDLVENSEKTEALRSSSLIIDALFGIGLSRSIEGEYLSLVELMNSVRVPVVAVDCPSGLNCDTGMVRGQVVKADTTISFGLAKPGFFVADGPRHVGKLRILSIGFPYESLRGVATTHFAFTEKLARRYLPRRPESSNKTDHGHLLVAAGRSGMWGAGVLASASAYRMGCGYVTWASFQSPEENLREVPEVLTAVLTDPLLWEKKWNAAAVGPGLGVTRAVADLIEKLKARELAGVVLDADAITTCVEFNLFPLPRHWVLTPHAGELARVIGLDAATIGENRFRAALLGSEISGCHVLLKGFRSVLAHEGRCMVINSGNSALAKAGTGDVLTGMIGSFMAQGLEPLQASATAAYIHGRIADEWVRVGHDRRTLMASDLKDHLPNLLGRISGGTLVL, from the coding sequence ATGCGATTGGCGACTGTTTCCCAGAGTCGGGAAATAGATGAGCTGTCGCAGACGGTGTATGGGCTGAGTGGCGAGCTTTTAATGGAATCCGCTGGTGCCTTAGCTGCCCGAGAGATTGCTCAATCTTATTTTCCAGAACTGAAAAAGGGTGTTGTCAGCATCGTCTGCGGTCCGGGAAACAATGGTGGTGACGGTTTGGTGATTGCTCGTCATCTGCATTCGGCTGGCCATCGTCACTTAGTGGTTTACGTGTTGGCTCCTCAAAAACAGCGTTCCTCTCTGTTTGAGCAACAAATGCGTCGAATTCAATCTCATGGAATAAGAATTGTTGATTTGGTAGAGAACTCCGAAAAGACGGAGGCCTTGCGTTCATCTTCTCTTATTATCGATGCACTTTTTGGAATTGGTCTTTCGCGTTCCATAGAGGGCGAATATTTGAGTTTGGTTGAATTGATGAATTCAGTGCGAGTGCCGGTCGTCGCAGTTGATTGTCCCTCTGGACTAAATTGTGATACGGGAATGGTGAGAGGTCAGGTAGTAAAGGCCGATACGACGATTTCATTTGGTCTTGCCAAACCAGGTTTTTTTGTTGCAGATGGCCCTCGTCACGTTGGAAAGCTCAGGATTTTGTCGATTGGTTTTCCCTATGAATCATTGCGTGGAGTGGCTACGACTCATTTTGCTTTCACTGAGAAATTAGCCCGGCGATATTTGCCGAGAAGGCCTGAATCTAGCAACAAGACGGATCATGGCCACCTTTTGGTGGCGGCAGGAAGATCTGGAATGTGGGGAGCTGGAGTTTTGGCCTCTGCAAGTGCCTATCGCATGGGTTGTGGTTATGTCACCTGGGCGAGTTTTCAGAGTCCCGAGGAAAATCTGCGAGAAGTTCCGGAAGTCCTCACTGCTGTTTTGACTGATCCGCTTTTATGGGAAAAAAAGTGGAACGCAGCGGCTGTCGGGCCAGGTCTGGGAGTGACTCGCGCAGTGGCAGACCTGATTGAAAAATTGAAGGCGAGAGAACTTGCGGGTGTCGTCTTAGACGCAGATGCTATCACGACCTGCGTAGAATTTAATTTATTTCCTTTGCCTCGTCATTGGGTTTTGACTCCCCATGCAGGAGAGCTCGCAAGAGTGATCGGGTTGGATGCGGCAACTATCGGTGAGAATCGCTTTCGGGCCGCGTTGTTGGGTTCAGAAATTTCAGGATGTCATGTTTTATTGAAGGGCTTTCGAAGTGTTTTGGCTCACGAGGGCCGGTGCATGGTGATTAATTCGGGCAATTCCGCTTTGGCCAAAGCAGGAACGGGAGATGTCCTTACCGGAATGATTGGGAGCTTCATGGCTCAGGGCTTGGAACCTCTGCAAGCATCAGCAACGGCTGCCTACATTCATGGGCGTATTGCAGATGAATGGGTTCGAGTGGGACACGATCGGCGCACTCTGATGGCCTCGGACCTCAAAGATCATCTTCCCAATTTGTTGGGACGAATATCGGGTGGCACTCTCGTGCTATAA